One stretch of Cellulomonas wangsupingiae DNA includes these proteins:
- a CDS encoding alpha-1,4-glucan--maltose-1-phosphate maltosyltransferase: MPAPEPPTAPPSAPAAASAPTLTSAPTISSAPTPPSAPTPPSTPTPAPDAPVPALPVGRIPVLDVSPVAEEGRFPAKAVVGEAVPIRATVVREGHDALGATAVLLRPDGTVHSWERMVDIAPGLDRYEAHVVPDAEGDWSFRVEGWSDPYGTWAHDAAIKVEAGIDVELMLTEGRLVLERAARRTGDDAMPPRDARVLVDAVTALGDTSRPPLARLAAALSPQVRDALGRTPLREQLTTSRAYPLVVHRTLALAGSWYEMFPRSHGATFDEPTQRWTSGTLHTAANQLPRIAAMGFDVVYLTPIHPIGTTYRKGRNNALAALPGDPGSPYAIGSPDGGHDAIDPALGTFDDFDEFVARARSLGMEVALDLALQASPDHPWVTEHPEWFTTRADGTIAYAENPPKKYQDIYPLNFDNDPEGIYAEVRRVLQVWIDHGVTAFRVDNPHTKPLSFWQRLLADVRASHPEVIFLSEAFTRPAMMLTLAKVGFHQSYTYFTWRNTKAELEEYLARVGGDEAAWLRPSFWPTTHDILPPYLQGGGVSGFAVRAVLAAMGSPTWGVYSGYELVENVPRPGVEEQIDNEKYEYRPRDWSKADDLGIALLLGRLNEIRRAHPALRQLRDVRIHPTSDDALVCFSRHLDAAHSPTGRPDTVVVVVNIDPHAPRAGVVRLDLASFGLPVDRPVVAHDVLSGESYAWANEFYVRLDPLVQVAHIAHLEHPYEAR; encoded by the coding sequence GTGCCTGCCCCGGAGCCGCCCACAGCCCCGCCGTCGGCACCCGCGGCCGCGTCGGCACCGACGCTCACGTCCGCACCGACGATCAGCTCGGCGCCGACGCCCCCGTCCGCGCCGACGCCCCCGTCCACGCCGACGCCCGCGCCCGACGCCCCCGTCCCCGCGCTCCCGGTGGGACGCATCCCCGTGCTCGACGTCTCCCCCGTCGCGGAGGAGGGCCGCTTCCCCGCGAAGGCCGTCGTCGGCGAGGCCGTCCCGATCCGTGCGACGGTCGTCCGCGAGGGCCACGACGCGCTGGGCGCGACCGCGGTCCTGCTGCGTCCCGACGGCACGGTCCACTCGTGGGAGCGCATGGTCGACATCGCCCCCGGTCTCGACCGGTACGAGGCGCACGTCGTCCCCGACGCGGAGGGCGACTGGTCGTTCCGCGTGGAGGGCTGGTCGGACCCGTACGGCACGTGGGCGCACGACGCGGCGATCAAGGTCGAGGCGGGCATCGACGTCGAGCTCATGCTCACCGAGGGCAGGCTCGTGCTCGAGCGCGCCGCCCGCCGCACGGGCGACGACGCGATGCCGCCGCGGGACGCGCGCGTCCTCGTCGACGCCGTCACCGCGCTCGGCGACACGTCGCGGCCCCCGCTCGCGCGGCTCGCGGCGGCCCTCTCCCCGCAGGTCCGCGACGCGCTCGGCCGCACGCCCCTGCGCGAGCAGCTGACCACCTCCCGCGCGTACCCGCTGGTCGTGCACCGGACGCTGGCGCTCGCCGGGTCCTGGTACGAGATGTTCCCCCGGTCCCACGGTGCGACGTTCGACGAGCCGACGCAGCGCTGGACGTCGGGCACGCTGCACACGGCCGCCAACCAGCTGCCCCGGATCGCCGCGATGGGCTTCGACGTCGTCTACCTGACGCCGATCCACCCGATCGGCACGACGTACCGCAAGGGCCGCAACAACGCGTTGGCCGCCCTGCCGGGCGACCCCGGGTCGCCGTACGCGATCGGATCGCCCGACGGTGGGCACGACGCGATCGACCCCGCCCTGGGCACGTTCGACGACTTCGACGAGTTCGTCGCCCGCGCACGCTCGCTCGGCATGGAGGTGGCGCTCGACCTCGCGCTGCAGGCGTCGCCCGACCACCCGTGGGTGACGGAGCACCCGGAGTGGTTCACCACGCGCGCCGACGGGACGATCGCGTACGCCGAGAACCCGCCCAAGAAGTACCAGGACATCTACCCGCTGAACTTCGACAACGACCCGGAGGGCATCTACGCCGAGGTCCGTCGCGTCCTGCAGGTGTGGATCGACCACGGGGTCACGGCGTTCCGCGTCGACAACCCGCACACCAAGCCCTTGTCGTTCTGGCAGCGCCTGCTGGCGGACGTGCGTGCGTCGCACCCCGAGGTCATCTTCCTGTCGGAGGCGTTCACGCGCCCGGCCATGATGCTGACGCTCGCCAAGGTCGGGTTCCACCAGTCGTACACCTACTTCACGTGGCGGAACACCAAGGCGGAGCTCGAGGAGTACCTGGCCCGCGTCGGCGGCGACGAGGCCGCGTGGCTGCGCCCGAGCTTCTGGCCCACGACGCACGACATCCTCCCCCCGTACCTGCAGGGCGGCGGGGTCAGCGGCTTCGCGGTCCGCGCCGTCCTCGCGGCCATGGGGTCGCCCACCTGGGGCGTCTACTCCGGCTACGAGCTCGTGGAGAACGTCCCGCGTCCCGGCGTCGAGGAGCAGATCGACAACGAGAAGTACGAGTACCGGCCGCGGGACTGGTCGAAGGCCGACGACCTGGGGATCGCGCTGCTGCTCGGGCGGCTGAACGAGATCCGCCGGGCGCACCCGGCGCTGCGACAGCTGCGCGACGTGCGCATCCACCCGACCAGCGACGACGCGCTCGTCTGCTTCTCGCGCCACCTGGACGCGGCGCACTCCCCGACGGGCCGCCCGGACACCGTGGTGGTCGTCGTCAACATCGACCCGCACGCTCCCCGCGCCGGCGTCGTGCGCCTGGACCTCGCGTCGTTCGGCCTGCCGGTGGACCGCCCCGTCGTCGCGCACGACGTGCTGTCGGGTGAGTCGTACGCGTGGGCGAACGAGTTCTACGTGCGTCTCGACCCGCTGGTGCAGGTCGCCCACATCGCCCACCTCGAGCACCCGTACGAGGCACGATGA
- the glgP gene encoding alpha-glucan family phosphorylase, whose protein sequence is MRAIRRFTVRTVLPAALGDLDELAHNLRWSWHPATRAAFADFDPALWQQVAGDPVAFLGALDRARLDALAADPQEVARVQAAAADLHTYLEQPRWYQRQTGTGLPASIAYFSPEFGIAAALPQYSGGLGVLAGDHLKAASDLGVPVVGVGLLYRAGYFRQALDRTGRQTETYPVLDPDGLPLTLLREADGTPARVTLALPGGRALHAHVRVAQVGRVPLLLLDSDVPDNDDAARAVTDRLYGGAGTHRLEQELLLGVGGVRALRAYTRLTGTPAPEVHHMNEGHAGFLGVERIRELVADGASFGTALELVRATTVFTTHTPVPAGIDRFETRVVEQYVAALDEKGDLPVDDVVALGTEDHEGGDPLLFNMAVMALRLTGRANGVSRLHGRVSREMFAPLWPGFDPQEVPIGSITNGVHAPTWVAPELTALASRRMSAHDLATGAGWDAAGTVSDAELWGLRRRLREGLVDDVRRRVRASWRGRGAPAADLHWIDDALSPDVLTIGFARRVPTYKRLTLMLADPERLEALLLDPLRPVQLVVAGKAHPADEPGKRLVAELVAFADQHHVRHRVVFLPDYDMRMAATLYPGCDVWLNNPLRPLEACGTSGMKVALNGGLNLSVLDGWWDEWHDEGNGWVIPTVDGVDDPGARDAAEAAALYDVLEQQVVPTFYDRDPADVPRRWLAMVRHTLATLGPKVQATRMVADYVAHLYVPAAAAGASLGADDQSGAAALAAWKERVRAAWPQVRVDHVDSGGVTGPAQVGDRLHVQAWVALGDLSPDDVEVQVVHGPVGPDDEIERFEVDALTLGDAYEADRYGYEGEVELTSTGPFGYTVRVVPRHEALTSVAATGLVATAT, encoded by the coding sequence GTGAGAGCGATCCGCCGGTTCACGGTCCGCACCGTCCTGCCAGCAGCGCTGGGTGACCTCGACGAGCTGGCGCACAACCTGCGCTGGTCGTGGCACCCGGCGACCCGTGCCGCCTTCGCGGACTTCGACCCGGCTCTGTGGCAGCAGGTCGCCGGTGACCCCGTCGCGTTCCTCGGCGCCCTGGACCGCGCGCGCCTGGACGCGCTCGCGGCCGACCCCCAGGAGGTCGCGCGCGTGCAGGCCGCGGCGGCGGACCTGCACACCTACCTCGAGCAGCCGCGGTGGTACCAGCGCCAGACGGGCACCGGCCTCCCGGCGTCGATCGCCTACTTCTCCCCGGAGTTCGGGATCGCGGCGGCCCTGCCGCAGTACTCCGGCGGTCTCGGCGTGCTCGCGGGCGACCACCTCAAGGCGGCGTCCGACCTCGGCGTCCCCGTCGTCGGCGTGGGGCTGCTCTACCGCGCCGGGTACTTCCGGCAGGCGCTCGACCGCACCGGTCGCCAGACCGAGACGTACCCCGTCCTCGACCCCGACGGACTGCCGCTCACGCTGCTGCGGGAGGCGGACGGCACACCGGCACGCGTGACGCTGGCGCTCCCGGGCGGCCGTGCGCTGCACGCACACGTCCGGGTGGCCCAGGTCGGGCGCGTCCCGCTGCTCCTGCTCGACTCGGACGTCCCCGACAACGACGACGCCGCGCGCGCCGTCACCGACCGGCTCTACGGCGGCGCGGGCACCCACCGCCTCGAGCAGGAGCTGCTGCTGGGCGTCGGCGGCGTGCGCGCGCTGCGGGCGTACACGCGCCTGACAGGGACGCCGGCGCCCGAGGTCCACCACATGAACGAGGGCCACGCGGGATTCCTCGGCGTCGAGCGCATCAGGGAGCTCGTCGCCGACGGCGCGTCGTTCGGCACCGCCCTGGAGCTCGTGCGCGCGACGACCGTGTTCACGACGCACACGCCCGTGCCCGCGGGGATCGACCGCTTCGAGACGCGGGTCGTGGAGCAGTACGTCGCCGCGCTCGACGAGAAGGGCGACCTGCCCGTCGACGACGTCGTCGCCCTCGGCACCGAGGACCACGAGGGCGGTGACCCGCTGCTGTTCAACATGGCCGTCATGGCTCTGCGTCTGACCGGGCGCGCCAACGGCGTCTCGCGGCTGCACGGGCGGGTCTCGCGGGAGATGTTCGCGCCCCTGTGGCCCGGGTTCGACCCGCAGGAGGTGCCGATCGGCTCCATCACCAACGGCGTGCACGCCCCGACGTGGGTGGCGCCCGAGCTGACGGCGCTGGCCTCCCGCCGGATGAGCGCGCACGACCTGGCCACGGGCGCCGGCTGGGACGCCGCGGGCACGGTCAGCGACGCCGAGCTGTGGGGTCTGCGCCGACGCCTGCGCGAAGGGCTCGTCGACGACGTGCGCCGGCGCGTGCGGGCGTCGTGGCGGGGACGCGGGGCGCCGGCGGCGGACCTGCACTGGATCGACGACGCGCTGTCGCCGGACGTGCTGACCATCGGCTTCGCGCGGCGCGTGCCCACGTACAAGCGGCTGACCCTCATGCTCGCCGACCCCGAGCGGCTCGAGGCCCTGCTCCTCGACCCGCTGCGCCCCGTGCAGCTCGTCGTCGCCGGCAAGGCGCACCCCGCGGACGAGCCGGGCAAGCGGCTCGTCGCCGAGCTCGTGGCGTTCGCCGACCAGCACCACGTGCGCCACCGCGTCGTCTTCCTGCCGGACTACGACATGCGCATGGCCGCGACCCTCTACCCGGGCTGCGACGTGTGGCTCAACAACCCGCTGCGCCCTCTCGAGGCGTGCGGCACGTCGGGCATGAAGGTCGCGCTCAACGGTGGCCTCAACCTGTCCGTGCTCGACGGCTGGTGGGACGAGTGGCACGACGAGGGCAACGGCTGGGTGATCCCCACGGTGGACGGGGTCGACGACCCCGGCGCGCGCGACGCGGCCGAGGCGGCGGCCCTGTACGACGTGCTCGAGCAGCAGGTCGTGCCGACGTTCTACGACCGCGACCCCGCGGACGTGCCGCGGCGGTGGCTCGCCATGGTGCGTCACACCCTGGCGACCCTGGGCCCCAAGGTCCAGGCGACGCGGATGGTCGCGGACTACGTCGCGCACCTGTACGTGCCCGCCGCCGCGGCGGGCGCGTCCCTCGGGGCCGACGACCAGTCCGGTGCGGCCGCGCTCGCCGCCTGGAAGGAGCGCGTGCGCGCCGCCTGGCCGCAGGTGCGGGTGGACCACGTCGACTCCGGTGGCGTCACCGGGCCGGCGCAGGTCGGGGACCGGCTGCACGTGCAGGCGTGGGTCGCGCTCGGGGACCTGTCGCCCGACGACGTCGAGGTCCAGGTCGTGCACGGGCCCGTGGGGCCGGACGACGAGATCGAGCGGTTCGAGGTCGACGCCCTGACGCTGGGCGACGCGTACGAGGCGGACCGGTACGGCTACGAGGGCGAGGTCGAGCTCACGTCGACGGGCCCGTTCGGGTACACCGTCCGCGTCGTCCCGCGCCACGAGGCACTGACCTCGGTGGCCGCGACGGGCCTGGTCGCGACGGCCACCTGA
- a CDS encoding electron transfer flavoprotein subunit alpha/FixB family protein, with protein MTATPVLVLLDHAADGTLRPPVRELLTLARDLAGDAEVHGVWAGGEDVAAALPVLGAQGVTTVHRLVTDADPHLSSVLADGLQAALGASGASLLLLVSSFENKEAAARLAVRTGAGVVTDADGVTLQEGQVVAHKTVLAGTWTTRCAVTAPSAVVTVKANSVAAQDAAVPSDPRVVDLPVAVAPSSTRVRVVERTEHAASGRPDLGSAHVVVVGGRGTEGDFAPVEELADVLGGAVGATRVATDEGWIGHDAQIGQTGVTVSPRLYIGAGVSGAVHHRGGMQASGTIVAVNSDPDAPIFEIADFGVVGDLFTVLPQAAAELRRLQG; from the coding sequence GTGACCGCCACCCCCGTGCTCGTCCTGCTCGACCACGCCGCCGACGGCACGCTGCGCCCGCCGGTGCGCGAGCTGCTGACCCTCGCCCGGGACCTCGCGGGCGACGCGGAGGTGCACGGCGTGTGGGCCGGCGGCGAGGACGTCGCCGCGGCTCTGCCGGTCCTCGGTGCGCAGGGCGTGACGACGGTGCACCGGCTCGTCACCGACGCCGACCCGCACCTGTCCTCCGTGCTCGCCGACGGGCTGCAGGCCGCGCTCGGCGCGTCCGGCGCGTCGCTGCTGCTGCTGGTCTCGTCGTTCGAGAACAAGGAGGCGGCCGCGCGGCTCGCGGTCCGCACCGGCGCGGGCGTCGTCACGGACGCCGACGGGGTCACGCTGCAGGAGGGTCAGGTCGTCGCGCACAAGACCGTGCTGGCCGGCACCTGGACGACGCGGTGCGCCGTCACCGCGCCCAGCGCGGTCGTCACCGTCAAGGCCAACTCCGTGGCCGCGCAGGACGCCGCCGTGCCGTCCGACCCCCGGGTCGTCGACCTGCCGGTCGCCGTCGCGCCCTCCTCGACCCGCGTGCGGGTCGTCGAGCGCACGGAGCATGCCGCGTCGGGTCGTCCGGACCTCGGCTCGGCGCACGTCGTGGTGGTGGGCGGTCGCGGCACCGAGGGCGACTTCGCGCCCGTCGAGGAGCTGGCCGACGTGCTCGGCGGTGCCGTCGGCGCCACACGCGTCGCGACGGACGAGGGCTGGATCGGTCACGACGCGCAGATCGGGCAGACCGGCGTCACCGTCTCGCCGCGGCTCTACATCGGTGCGGGCGTCTCCGGTGCGGTGCACCACCGCGGCGGGATGCAGGCGTCGGGCACGATCGTGGCCGTCAACAGCGACCCGGACGCGCCGATCTTCGAGATCGCGGACTTCGGGGTCGTCGGCGACCTGTTCACCGTGCTCCCGCAGGCGGCCGCGGAGCTGCGGCGCCTGCAGGGCTGA
- the glgX gene encoding glycogen debranching protein GlgX, which translates to MSDTVTTTAQRRPPYHLGVHVTDTGVDVAVLAPHATAVDLCLLDGPLDAPTERRVPLSGPRLGLWTASVPGVRPGQRYGLRAHGPWEPTHGLRYNPAKLLVDPYARGLVGELGYGPATYGHVVGDDLTGDPYGPADDRDSAGHVPHAVVVDTRALPGPDPAANRPWTPWSRTVVYEAHTKGLTRLHPDVPEELRGTYAGLAHPAVLDHLLGLGVTALELLPIHAFTSEPHLVAKGLTNYWGYSTLGFFAPHAAYATAAARAAGPAAVLDELRATVHALHEAGLEVLLDVVYNHTCEGGLPGQHVAWRGLDNAYYYAHDGAVPATLVDVTGTGNSLDFRRTGVVALTLDSLRYWADVVGVDGFRFDLAVTLGRGPDGYRPDHATLVAAGTDPRLAGLKLIAEPWDVGPGGWRTGQFPPPFAEWNDRFRNAARSFWLADPGRAAHGLPGHRVRELATRLSGSVDLFGGGAPPFVRGPRASVNYVTAHDGFTLADLVAYDHKHNAANGEQNRDGSDDNRSWNHGVEGPVQRDSPAADIAPLRRRSVRNVFATLVLAAGTPMITAGDEMGRSQRGNNNAYCQDNDISWVRWDLTPWRTAQLATARHLLALRRDHPALRTETFYSGVPRTPGGPPDLGWYGADGEPFDHARWHDASIRTFQMLRVAPPPDDDQVLLLVNGALDAVDVRLVDADDEPWTLVWDSVWEHPSEVSTAAITGGLHREVGSVTTLEPLSMRVYVRP; encoded by the coding sequence GTGAGCGACACCGTGACGACGACCGCGCAGCGGCGCCCGCCCTACCACCTGGGCGTGCACGTCACGGACACGGGAGTCGACGTGGCGGTGCTCGCGCCGCACGCCACGGCCGTCGACCTGTGCCTGCTCGACGGCCCCCTGGACGCGCCCACCGAGCGCCGGGTGCCCCTGTCCGGGCCCCGCCTGGGCCTGTGGACGGCGTCGGTCCCCGGCGTGCGGCCCGGCCAGCGGTACGGGCTGCGCGCGCACGGGCCGTGGGAGCCGACGCACGGGCTGCGGTACAACCCCGCCAAGCTCCTCGTCGACCCGTACGCCCGCGGCCTGGTGGGCGAGCTCGGGTACGGCCCGGCGACGTACGGGCACGTCGTCGGTGACGACCTGACCGGTGACCCCTACGGCCCCGCCGACGACCGCGACTCGGCCGGCCACGTCCCGCACGCGGTGGTCGTCGACACCCGCGCACTGCCGGGCCCGGACCCGGCGGCGAACCGGCCGTGGACGCCGTGGTCGCGCACCGTCGTCTACGAGGCGCACACCAAGGGCCTGACGCGCCTGCACCCGGACGTCCCGGAGGAGCTGCGCGGCACGTACGCGGGGCTCGCGCACCCGGCGGTCCTCGACCACCTCCTCGGGCTCGGCGTGACCGCACTCGAGCTGCTCCCGATCCACGCGTTCACGAGCGAGCCGCACCTCGTCGCCAAGGGCCTGACGAACTACTGGGGCTACTCGACCCTCGGCTTCTTCGCCCCCCACGCGGCGTACGCGACCGCCGCCGCGCGGGCGGCCGGCCCCGCCGCCGTGCTCGACGAGCTGCGCGCGACCGTGCACGCGCTGCACGAGGCCGGCCTGGAGGTGCTGCTCGACGTCGTCTACAACCACACGTGCGAGGGCGGCCTGCCCGGGCAGCACGTCGCGTGGCGAGGTCTCGACAACGCGTACTACTACGCGCACGACGGCGCCGTCCCGGCGACGCTCGTGGACGTGACGGGGACGGGCAACTCGCTCGACTTCCGGCGGACCGGCGTCGTCGCCCTCACCCTCGACTCGCTGCGGTACTGGGCCGACGTCGTCGGTGTCGACGGCTTCCGCTTCGACCTCGCCGTGACGCTCGGACGCGGGCCCGACGGGTACCGCCCGGACCACGCGACGCTCGTCGCGGCCGGTACCGACCCCCGGCTCGCCGGCCTCAAGCTGATCGCCGAGCCGTGGGACGTGGGGCCCGGCGGGTGGCGGACCGGCCAGTTCCCCCCGCCGTTCGCCGAGTGGAACGACCGCTTCCGCAACGCCGCCCGGTCCTTCTGGCTGGCCGACCCGGGCCGCGCGGCGCACGGGCTGCCCGGTCACCGGGTGCGCGAGCTCGCCACCCGCCTGTCGGGCTCGGTCGACCTGTTCGGCGGCGGCGCGCCGCCGTTCGTGCGCGGGCCGCGCGCGTCCGTCAACTACGTCACGGCCCACGACGGCTTCACGCTCGCCGACCTCGTCGCCTACGACCACAAGCACAACGCCGCCAACGGTGAGCAGAACCGTGACGGCTCGGACGACAACCGGTCGTGGAACCACGGCGTCGAGGGGCCCGTCCAGCGCGACTCCCCCGCCGCCGACATCGCGCCGCTGCGGCGCCGCTCCGTGCGGAACGTCTTCGCGACACTCGTCCTGGCCGCCGGCACGCCCATGATCACCGCGGGCGACGAGATGGGGCGCAGCCAGCGCGGCAACAACAACGCGTACTGCCAGGACAACGACATCTCCTGGGTGCGCTGGGACCTGACCCCGTGGCGCACCGCGCAGCTCGCGACCGCACGTCACCTGCTCGCGCTGCGCCGGGACCACCCCGCGCTGCGCACGGAGACGTTCTACTCCGGGGTGCCCCGCACGCCCGGCGGGCCGCCGGACCTCGGGTGGTACGGCGCCGACGGGGAGCCGTTCGACCACGCCCGGTGGCACGACGCGTCGATCCGCACGTTCCAGATGCTCCGGGTGGCCCCGCCGCCCGACGACGACCAGGTGCTGCTCCTCGTCAACGGGGCGCTCGACGCGGTCGACGTCCGCCTCGTCGACGCCGACGACGAGCCGTGGACGCTCGTGTGGGACTCGGTGTGGGAGCACCCGTCGGAGGTCTCGACCGCCGCGATCACCGGCGGCCTGCACCGCGAGGTCGGGAGCGTCACGACGCTCGAGCCCTTGAGCATGCGCGTGTACGTCCGACCCTGA
- a CDS encoding FAD-binding dehydrogenase, whose protein sequence is MTHPHDVVVVGAGLAGLVTTAELLAAGRRVLLLDAEPPASLGGQAWWSFGGLFLVDSPEQRRLGVRDGADLALADWLGSAAFRDDGSDRWGRAWAEAFVEFAAGDLRPWLHRQGVRWFPLVQWAERGGYLADGHGNSVPRFHVTWGTGPGLLEPFVRALLTGHRDGRVEVRFRHRVTALTTTDGRVTGVRGDVLVPDGAGRGVPSSRAVLRPFEVDATAVVVATGGIGANHELVRATWPASAGRMPARMLSGVPDHVDGSGIEAARDAGAHVAHAERMWHYPEGITNHSPVWTSHGIRILPGPSSLWLDADGGRLPAPLFPGFDSLGALCHITSRGDDHSWFVLDRTILGKEFALSGSEQNPDLTGRDLPLLLQRVRPGAVGPVEAFAARSPEFVAAGTPAELAAGMNALSGTSRIDADALARTIALRDAQVTSGLGKDLQVTATAMARRYVVDRAIRVAPPHRLLDPAHGPLYAVRLSVLTRKTLGGLATDLEGRVLRPDGEVLPGLWAVGEASGFGGGGVHGHRALEGTFLGGCLFTGRTTGRALVDAL, encoded by the coding sequence ATGACGCACCCCCACGACGTCGTGGTCGTCGGTGCCGGCCTCGCCGGACTGGTCACCACCGCCGAGCTGCTGGCCGCGGGCCGGCGCGTGCTGCTGCTCGACGCGGAGCCGCCCGCGAGCCTCGGTGGCCAGGCGTGGTGGTCGTTCGGCGGGCTGTTCCTCGTCGACTCCCCCGAGCAGCGGCGCCTGGGTGTGCGGGACGGCGCCGACCTCGCGCTCGCGGACTGGCTGGGGTCGGCCGCGTTCCGGGACGACGGGTCGGACCGGTGGGGCCGGGCCTGGGCCGAGGCGTTCGTCGAGTTCGCCGCCGGGGACCTGCGGCCGTGGCTGCACCGCCAGGGCGTGCGCTGGTTCCCGCTGGTGCAGTGGGCCGAGCGGGGCGGGTACCTCGCCGACGGGCACGGCAACTCCGTCCCGCGGTTCCACGTCACGTGGGGCACGGGCCCCGGGTTGCTGGAGCCGTTCGTCCGCGCCCTGCTCACCGGGCACCGGGACGGGCGCGTCGAGGTGCGCTTCCGGCACCGCGTCACGGCCCTGACGACGACCGACGGCCGCGTGACCGGCGTGCGTGGCGACGTCCTCGTGCCGGACGGCGCCGGGCGCGGCGTCCCCTCGTCGCGCGCGGTGCTGCGCCCGTTCGAGGTCGACGCGACCGCCGTCGTCGTCGCCACGGGCGGCATCGGCGCGAACCACGAGCTGGTGCGGGCCACGTGGCCGGCGTCCGCCGGGCGGATGCCGGCGCGCATGCTGTCGGGGGTGCCCGACCACGTCGACGGCTCCGGGATCGAGGCCGCGCGGGACGCGGGTGCGCACGTCGCGCACGCCGAGCGCATGTGGCACTACCCCGAGGGCATCACGAACCACTCCCCGGTGTGGACGTCGCACGGCATCCGCATCCTGCCCGGTCCCAGCTCGCTGTGGCTCGACGCGGACGGCGGCCGCCTGCCGGCACCCCTGTTCCCCGGGTTCGACTCCCTCGGCGCGCTCTGCCACATCACGTCCCGCGGCGACGACCACTCGTGGTTCGTGCTCGACCGCACGATCCTCGGCAAGGAGTTCGCCCTGTCGGGGTCGGAGCAGAACCCCGACCTGACGGGCCGCGACCTGCCGCTGCTGCTGCAGCGCGTGCGCCCCGGCGCCGTGGGACCGGTCGAGGCGTTCGCCGCGCGGTCCCCGGAGTTCGTCGCGGCGGGGACGCCCGCCGAGCTCGCGGCCGGGATGAACGCGCTGAGCGGGACCTCGCGGATCGACGCCGACGCGCTCGCCCGCACCATCGCGCTGCGCGACGCCCAGGTCACCAGCGGGCTCGGCAAGGACCTGCAGGTCACCGCGACGGCGATGGCGCGCCGGTACGTCGTCGACCGCGCGATCCGCGTGGCGCCGCCGCACCGCCTGCTCGACCCGGCGCACGGCCCGCTGTACGCCGTGCGGCTGTCGGTCCTCACGCGCAAGACGCTCGGCGGCCTGGCGACGGACCTGGAGGGCCGCGTGCTGCGCCCCGACGGCGAGGTGCTGCCGGGGCTGTGGGCGGTCGGCGAGGCGTCGGGCTTCGGCGGCGGCGGCGTCCACGGCCACCGCGCCCTGGAGGGCACGTTCCTCGGCGGCTGCCTCTTCACCGGCCGCACGACGGGCCGCGCCCTCGTGGACGCCCTGTGA
- a CDS encoding electron transfer flavoprotein subunit beta/FixA family protein encodes MRIVVCVKFVPDIQSDRQLGPDGRVVRDGGDGTLNELDENAVEAALALAEEHDGEVVVLTVGPDDAVDAVRKGLQMGADEAVHVLDDDVAGSDAIGTARVLAAAVRHLSADAPVDLVVTGMAGLDGLTSLLPTALAEELDLPALPLASSLTVDPDARTATVTRRLDHATETLTADLPALVSVTDGLNEPRYPNFKGIMAARKKPVTTLTLAELGVDPSTVGAAGARTRVLEAAPRPPREDRVLVTDTGDAGTRLAAWLVERKLV; translated from the coding sequence GTGAGGATCGTCGTCTGCGTGAAGTTCGTCCCCGACATCCAGTCCGACCGGCAGCTCGGTCCCGACGGGCGCGTCGTGCGCGACGGCGGTGACGGCACCCTCAACGAGCTCGACGAGAACGCCGTCGAGGCCGCGCTCGCGCTCGCGGAGGAGCACGACGGCGAGGTGGTCGTGCTGACCGTCGGCCCCGACGACGCCGTCGACGCGGTCCGCAAGGGCCTGCAGATGGGCGCGGACGAGGCCGTGCACGTCCTCGACGACGACGTCGCCGGGTCCGACGCGATCGGCACGGCCCGGGTCCTCGCGGCTGCCGTCCGGCACCTGTCCGCCGACGCACCGGTCGACCTCGTCGTCACCGGCATGGCCGGTCTCGACGGCCTGACGTCGCTGCTGCCCACCGCGCTCGCCGAGGAGCTCGACCTGCCGGCGCTGCCGCTCGCGTCCTCGCTGACGGTCGACCCGGACGCCCGCACCGCGACGGTCACCCGGCGCCTGGACCACGCGACGGAGACGCTGACGGCGGACCTGCCCGCTCTCGTGTCGGTCACCGACGGTCTCAACGAGCCGCGCTACCCCAACTTCAAGGGCATCATGGCCGCCCGCAAGAAGCCGGTCACCACGCTGACGCTCGCCGAGCTCGGCGTCGACCCCTCGACCGTCGGCGCGGCCGGCGCCCGCACCCGGGTGCTCGAGGCCGCGCCGCGCCCGCCGCGCGAGGACCGCGTGCTGGTCACCGACACCGGCGACGCCGGTACCCGGCTGGCCGCCTGGCTCGTCGAGCGCAAGCTCGTCTGA